In Flavivirga abyssicola, the following are encoded in one genomic region:
- the porQ gene encoding type IX secretion system protein PorQ: MLKKIITFFYLSCSSLVIAQVGGETTYQFLNLISSPRQAALGGKILTNVDYDVTQGLFNPATINVDMDNQLAVNYTSYLGGISYGTASYAYTVDRRTQTFHAGVTYINYGSFDGYDENGNSTGTFTGNEAALSMGYALQIGYSDFYFGANLKLISSKLEQYNSFGIAADLGLIYINEDLDFNAAIAIRNLGTQITTYAGLNERLPFEVDFGMSQRLENVPIRWHVTLENLQEWPIARPNPARSVSDLGGNQTDEKVGFLGQVIRHTIIGAEIFPEGGFNIRLGYNFRRGEELRIVDQRNFSGLSGGISIKMNKMRFSYTHAKYTSAANSNFFGLQIDLR; the protein is encoded by the coding sequence GAAAATTATCACTTTTTTTTATTTGTCTTGTAGTTCGCTTGTTATTGCTCAAGTAGGGGGAGAGACGACGTATCAATTTCTTAATTTGATATCGTCACCGCGACAAGCAGCATTAGGAGGTAAGATATTGACTAATGTTGATTACGATGTTACCCAAGGACTTTTTAATCCAGCAACTATTAATGTTGATATGGATAATCAGTTAGCTGTAAATTATACAAGTTATTTGGGAGGTATAAGTTATGGTACGGCTTCTTATGCATATACTGTAGATAGACGTACTCAAACATTTCATGCAGGAGTTACCTATATAAATTACGGATCGTTTGATGGTTATGATGAAAATGGTAACAGTACAGGAACATTTACAGGTAATGAAGCTGCTCTTTCCATGGGGTATGCGCTTCAAATTGGTTATTCCGATTTTTATTTTGGAGCTAATCTCAAGCTTATTAGTTCAAAATTAGAACAATATAATTCATTTGGTATTGCTGCAGATTTAGGTTTGATTTATATTAATGAAGACTTGGATTTTAATGCCGCAATAGCTATTAGAAACTTAGGGACTCAAATAACTACCTATGCCGGGCTTAACGAACGTCTGCCATTTGAAGTTGATTTTGGAATGTCACAACGATTAGAAAATGTACCAATTCGTTGGCATGTTACTTTAGAAAATTTACAAGAATGGCCAATAGCCAGACCTAATCCTGCACGATCGGTTAGTGATTTAGGGGGTAATCAAACAGATGAAAAAGTTGGATTTTTAGGTCAAGTAATTAGACATACTATTATAGGTGCAGAAATATTTCCAGAAGGAGGGTTTAATATAAGACTTGGTTATAATTTTCGAAGAGGTGAGGAACTACGTATTGTAGATCAACGTAATTTTTCAGGCTTATCTGGCGGAATTTCTATTAAAATGAATAAAATGCGCTTTAGCTATACACATGCCAAGTATACCAGTGCAGCCAATTCAAACTTTTTTGGATTGCAAATAGATTTACGGTGA
- the cmk gene encoding (d)CMP kinase, protein MNKITIAIDGFSSTGKSTVAKQLAKHLGYVYVDTGAMYRAVTFYAMKQGLIEEGDFNVEALIYQLPDIEISFKFNESLGFAEVYLNGKNVERDIRTLEVSGFVSKVAAVSHVRQKLVEQQQKLGKDKGVVMDGRDIGTVVFPDAELKLFMTASAEKRAMRRYQELVNRGDKVLYEDVLKNVQERDYLDSNREDSPLVKAKDAIEIDNSNMTLDEQFDKILNLAKITLEGLE, encoded by the coding sequence ATGAATAAAATTACTATAGCTATAGACGGATTTTCTTCAACAGGAAAAAGTACGGTTGCTAAACAACTAGCTAAACACCTAGGTTATGTGTATGTAGATACAGGGGCTATGTATAGAGCTGTTACTTTTTATGCCATGAAACAAGGACTCATTGAAGAAGGAGACTTTAATGTTGAAGCATTAATTTATCAACTACCAGATATAGAAATAAGCTTTAAGTTTAATGAATCTCTAGGGTTTGCGGAAGTGTACTTAAACGGAAAAAACGTGGAAAGGGATATTAGAACACTAGAAGTTTCTGGTTTTGTTAGTAAGGTAGCCGCAGTATCACATGTGCGTCAAAAATTGGTAGAACAACAGCAAAAATTGGGCAAAGATAAAGGTGTTGTTATGGATGGTAGAGATATAGGTACAGTTGTTTTTCCAGATGCTGAACTCAAATTATTTATGACTGCTTCTGCTGAAAAAAGAGCAATGAGACGATATCAAGAACTTGTTAATCGTGGTGATAAGGTTTTATATGAAGATGTTTTAAAAAATGTTCAAGAACGCGATTATTTAGATTCCAATAGAGAAGATTCCCCATTGGTTAAAGCCAAGGACGCAATAGAAATAGACAATTCTAATATGACATTAGATGAACAATTTGATAAGATTTTGAACTTGGCCAAAATCACACTAGAAGGTTTAGAATAA
- a CDS encoding DUF547 domain-containing protein yields the protein MKSILPLLLFVCLNGFAQTIDLTEYNEFLKDHVSSKGVVNFDKVLKNIDELNKITRSFSKISPNSSWSKSEKKAYWINFYNANIIKLLVEHYPIKSINYVQNAFSIKVIDYAGGKISLDDVEHEILRKLEDPRIHFALYSTAMSSPILKRTAYESESVEHDLGLATSHFLNDPTKNKIGPSVSKLSKTFQWYKDDFASLADMINFINKHSGGAKINAKTKIVYMDYNWNLHRKI from the coding sequence ATGAAAAGTATTTTGCCCCTATTACTATTTGTTTGTTTAAACGGATTTGCACAAACAATCGATTTAACTGAGTATAATGAGTTTTTAAAAGACCATGTCTCTTCTAAAGGCGTTGTAAATTTTGACAAAGTTTTAAAAAATATAGATGAGTTAAATAAAATTACTCGTAGTTTTTCAAAAATATCTCCAAATAGTAGTTGGAGTAAAAGTGAAAAAAAGGCGTATTGGATAAATTTTTATAATGCTAATATTATAAAACTGTTAGTAGAACATTACCCAATTAAAAGTATCAATTATGTACAAAATGCTTTTAGCATAAAGGTGATTGATTATGCAGGAGGAAAGATATCTCTAGATGATGTAGAACATGAAATTTTACGAAAACTAGAAGATCCGAGAATACATTTTGCTCTTTATTCTACTGCCATGTCGTCTCCTATATTGAAAAGAACAGCCTATGAAAGTGAGTCTGTGGAACATGATTTAGGATTAGCAACTAGTCATTTTTTAAATGATCCAACAAAGAATAAAATAGGACCAAGTGTAAGTAAGTTGTCCAAAACCTTTCAATGGTATAAGGATGATTTTGCTAGTTTAGCTGATATGATAAATTTTATTAATAAGCATTCTGGAGGTGCTAAAATTAATGCAAAAACTAAAATAGTGTACATGGATTACAATTGGAATTTGCATCGAAAAATATAA
- a CDS encoding LysM peptidoglycan-binding domain-containing protein, whose protein sequence is MTMRAKYQSVLDLGESLNIQNGDVKEENGILKVWGTANTPYEKNLIWDKIKEIGGESPTDIVADIKVADESVFHRHTVKSGETLGKIAVQYYGKASKYQDIFKANSDILKNPDLIHPDQELIIPNL, encoded by the coding sequence ATGACTATGAGAGCAAAATACCAATCAGTATTAGATTTGGGAGAATCTTTAAACATTCAAAACGGTGATGTAAAAGAGGAAAATGGCATTTTAAAGGTTTGGGGAACTGCGAATACTCCTTATGAAAAAAACCTTATTTGGGATAAAATAAAAGAAATTGGAGGCGAAAGCCCAACAGATATTGTAGCTGATATAAAAGTTGCCGATGAAAGTGTTTTTCACAGACACACAGTTAAAAGTGGAGAAACTTTAGGAAAAATAGCTGTACAATATTATGGTAAAGCATCAAAATACCAAGATATTTTTAAAGCAAATTCTGATATTTTAAAAAACCCGGATTTAATACATCCTGATCAAGAATTAATTATTCCTAATTTGTAA
- the rpsA gene encoding 30S ribosomal protein S1, with the protein MAEKAKQAEVEATEAPTKEAPVVSEAQANPEKFLKEFNWHNYQEGIDEVDDKQLKEFEKLVAENFVDTLNDEVVEGTVVHISDRDAIIDINAKSEGVISLNEFRYNPNLAVGDKVEVLIDVREDATGQLVLSHRKARVIKAWDRVNAAHDTGEIVNGFVKCRTKGGMIVDVFGIEAFLPGSQIDVKPIRDYDQYVNKTMEFKVVKINHEFKNVVVSHKALIEADIEIQKKEIIGQLEKGQVLEGVVKNITSYGVFIDLGGVDGLVHITDLSWSRINHPNEIVELDQKLNVVILDFDENKSRIQLGLKQLSKHPWEALAEEVKVGDKVKGKVVVIADYGAFIEVADGVEGLIHVSEMSWSTHLRSAQDFVSVGDEVEAVILTLDREDRKMSLGIKQLTPDPWTDITGKYPLASKHTGVVRNFTNFGVFVELEEGIDGLIYISDLSWTKKIKHPSEFCAVGDKLEVIVLELDVEGRKLSLGHKQTTDNPWDKYETEFALETVHNAAIAEIVDKGATVEFNEDIVAFVPSRHLEKEDGSKLKKGETAEFKIIEFNKEFKRVVASHTAVFKAEEVANVKAAVKKAASAAAEAKPTLGDANDALQALKDKMDGKA; encoded by the coding sequence ATGGCTGAAAAAGCAAAACAAGCTGAAGTTGAAGCAACAGAAGCTCCAACAAAAGAAGCTCCAGTAGTCTCTGAAGCTCAAGCAAATCCAGAAAAATTCTTAAAAGAGTTCAATTGGCACAATTACCAAGAAGGTATTGATGAGGTTGATGATAAGCAACTTAAGGAATTTGAAAAATTAGTAGCAGAAAATTTCGTTGACACACTTAATGATGAGGTTGTTGAAGGTACAGTAGTTCACATTTCTGATAGAGATGCAATTATTGATATCAATGCAAAATCTGAAGGTGTTATTTCTTTAAACGAATTCCGCTACAATCCTAACTTAGCAGTTGGTGATAAAGTAGAAGTATTAATTGATGTTCGTGAAGATGCAACGGGACAATTAGTATTATCTCACAGAAAAGCTCGTGTCATTAAAGCCTGGGATCGCGTTAATGCGGCTCATGATACTGGTGAAATCGTTAATGGTTTTGTTAAATGCAGAACTAAAGGTGGTATGATTGTAGATGTTTTTGGAATTGAAGCATTCTTACCTGGTTCTCAAATTGATGTTAAACCAATTAGAGATTACGATCAGTATGTAAATAAAACTATGGAATTTAAAGTTGTTAAAATCAACCACGAATTCAAAAACGTAGTAGTATCTCACAAAGCTCTAATTGAAGCTGATATTGAAATACAGAAAAAAGAAATCATTGGTCAATTAGAAAAAGGTCAAGTATTAGAAGGTGTTGTTAAAAACATTACATCTTATGGTGTATTTATTGACCTTGGAGGCGTTGATGGTTTAGTTCATATCACAGATTTATCTTGGTCTAGAATTAACCATCCAAATGAAATTGTAGAATTAGATCAAAAACTTAATGTTGTAATCCTTGATTTTGATGAAAACAAATCAAGAATCCAATTAGGATTAAAACAATTAAGCAAACACCCATGGGAAGCACTTGCAGAAGAGGTGAAGGTTGGTGATAAAGTAAAAGGTAAAGTAGTTGTTATTGCAGATTACGGTGCATTTATTGAAGTAGCTGATGGTGTAGAAGGATTAATTCACGTATCTGAAATGTCATGGTCTACACATTTACGTTCAGCTCAAGATTTCGTTTCTGTAGGAGATGAGGTTGAAGCCGTTATCTTAACGCTTGATAGAGAAGATCGTAAAATGTCTCTTGGTATTAAGCAATTAACTCCAGACCCATGGACAGATATTACTGGTAAATACCCATTAGCTTCTAAGCATACAGGTGTTGTACGTAACTTTACAAACTTTGGTGTATTTGTTGAACTAGAAGAAGGTATTGACGGATTAATTTATATCTCAGATTTATCTTGGACTAAGAAAATCAAGCACCCATCTGAGTTCTGTGCAGTAGGAGATAAGTTAGAAGTTATTGTATTGGAGTTAGATGTTGAAGGACGTAAATTAAGTTTAGGTCACAAACAAACAACTGATAATCCTTGGGATAAATATGAAACAGAATTCGCTTTAGAAACTGTACATAATGCCGCTATTGCTGAAATAGTTGATAAAGGAGCAACCGTTGAGTTTAACGAAGATATCGTTGCTTTTGTACCTTCTCGTCATCTTGAAAAAGAAGACGGAAGTAAACTTAAGAAAGGTGAAACTGCAGAATTCAAAATCATTGAATTTAATAAAGAGTTTAAACGTGTTGTAGCGTCTCATACAGCTGTATTTAAAGCAGAAGAGGTTGCTAACGTTAAAGCAGCAGTTAAGAAAGCAGCTAGTGCAGCAGCAGAAGCTAAACCAACTTTAGGTGATGCTAATGATGCTTTACAAGCTCTTAAAGATAAAATGGACGGGAAAGCATAG
- a CDS encoding M14 family zinc carboxypeptidase yields MYFSVEEIEVALQTASTNFSFIQRFELPYLTYQNRTTHAVKIASTTEAGRIGVYFVAGIHGNEWVPPEALINFIEVVAVAYQSNNGVTIGGQTFTAAQIQSIVSNLDIFVFPLVNPDGRERSQTSPIGTDWRKNRNFSDGQGGVDINRNFDYLWDFPLYFSPDVLGDDPLMSPERPIANSKDKESSVYIGSGAASEAETKNVVHIVDANPNIRFFIDIHASGEKIFINWGNDEVQTSDVNMNFRNTDFHGQHGVQGDAYKEYVNPADNTLRISMANAMSNAIQNAHGNTYDIQVPFEGITVAGASADYMNSRSYVDANLQKVHGFGMECGSGGTQPDLIKRVEIIEEVTAGLIQFCIEATNLPSDIYIRDNLQDSGEEPLVGGGISRSPDINHFRQELLNPQDFLGTPIAKHQGDLFETVEIGQTNYIYVRLQNRGYRVDDAEIDIYWMLPSTLPSPASWNLIGTIVTENILPGSFKIAGPLEWNSIPDKGHYCFVAVIGTPTDPKPDINSITTIDDFYNLVRQNSNITWKNFDVDDMFAGGMATMSFQIQGWSRLALNSDLDVDLSELPEGTEAELKILKRITENAVLENLSIKKVSKLYNYYLVTPSMVSKISGLKLNSSENVKAVLTITLPENIADGVYDVAFIQSFNGKEMGRVTRRLNVGKFPFVANRNSKEVHRKNCPWIPKMNSLNKIPYGELELAIKHGYDGCHTCLTEFDHG; encoded by the coding sequence ATGTACTTTTCTGTAGAAGAAATAGAAGTAGCTTTGCAAACTGCATCTACTAACTTTTCATTCATTCAAAGATTTGAGCTGCCTTATTTAACCTACCAAAACAGAACTACCCATGCTGTTAAAATAGCAAGCACTACAGAGGCGGGTAGAATAGGTGTTTATTTTGTAGCTGGCATTCATGGAAATGAGTGGGTGCCACCTGAGGCTTTAATTAATTTTATAGAAGTTGTGGCTGTGGCTTATCAAAGCAATAATGGGGTGACAATAGGAGGACAAACTTTTACTGCCGCTCAAATTCAATCCATAGTTTCTAATTTAGATATTTTTGTTTTTCCCCTGGTCAATCCAGACGGAAGAGAAAGGAGTCAAACAAGTCCTATAGGTACAGATTGGAGAAAAAACAGAAATTTTTCCGATGGACAAGGAGGTGTGGACATAAATCGAAATTTTGATTATTTATGGGATTTTCCTCTGTATTTTTCACCAGACGTGTTAGGGGATGATCCATTAATGTCACCAGAACGACCAATTGCTAACAGTAAAGATAAAGAAAGCTCGGTATATATAGGCAGTGGAGCAGCATCTGAAGCTGAAACTAAAAATGTAGTACATATTGTTGATGCAAATCCTAATATTCGCTTTTTTATAGACATACATGCTTCTGGCGAAAAAATATTTATAAATTGGGGTAATGATGAAGTTCAAACTTCAGATGTAAACATGAATTTTAGAAATACGGATTTTCATGGACAACACGGTGTACAAGGAGATGCCTATAAAGAATATGTAAATCCTGCTGATAACACGCTTAGAATCTCAATGGCAAATGCTATGAGTAATGCCATTCAAAATGCTCACGGAAACACATATGATATTCAAGTCCCTTTTGAGGGAATAACTGTAGCGGGAGCTTCGGCCGATTACATGAACAGTCGAAGTTATGTAGACGCTAATTTGCAAAAGGTACATGGTTTTGGTATGGAATGCGGGAGTGGTGGTACGCAACCAGATCTTATTAAGCGAGTAGAGATAATAGAAGAAGTAACTGCAGGTTTAATTCAGTTTTGTATTGAAGCTACAAATTTACCTTCGGACATATATATAAGAGATAATTTGCAAGATTCTGGAGAAGAACCATTAGTTGGTGGAGGGATTTCAAGAAGCCCAGATATTAATCATTTTCGTCAAGAACTTTTAAATCCTCAGGATTTTTTGGGGACTCCTATTGCAAAGCATCAGGGAGACTTATTTGAAACTGTTGAAATTGGGCAAACTAATTATATATATGTAAGATTACAAAATAGGGGTTATCGTGTTGATGATGCCGAAATTGATATTTATTGGATGTTGCCTTCTACATTACCTTCTCCGGCCTCATGGAATCTTATAGGAACTATTGTTACCGAAAATATTTTACCAGGATCTTTTAAAATAGCTGGTCCTTTGGAGTGGAATAGTATTCCGGATAAAGGGCATTATTGCTTTGTAGCTGTCATTGGTACACCAACGGATCCTAAACCTGATATAAATTCCATAACAACTATTGATGATTTTTATAACCTTGTTAGACAAAATAGTAATATAACATGGAAAAATTTTGATGTTGATGATATGTTTGCAGGGGGAATGGCTACTATGAGTTTTCAAATTCAGGGTTGGAGTAGATTAGCACTTAATAGTGATCTCGACGTTGACTTATCTGAATTACCTGAAGGTACAGAGGCAGAGCTTAAAATATTAAAAAGGATTACTGAAAATGCTGTATTGGAAAACCTTAGCATTAAAAAAGTTTCTAAGCTTTATAATTATTATTTAGTCACCCCATCAATGGTTTCTAAAATTTCAGGATTAAAACTAAATAGCAGTGAGAATGTTAAAGCGGTTTTAACTATTACCTTGCCTGAGAATATAGCTGATGGTGTGTATGACGTTGCTTTTATTCAAAGCTTTAATGGTAAAGAAATGGGAAGAGTTACCAGGCGTTTAAATGTTGGAAAGTTTCCATTTGTGGCAAATAGAAATTCTAAAGAGGTACATAGGAAGAATTGTCCATGGATTCCTAAAATGAATTCTCTAAATAAAATTCCATATGGAGAATTAGAGTTAGCAATAAAGCATGGTTATGATGGTTGTCATACCTGTCTTACAGAATTCGACCATGGTTAA
- the pyrR gene encoding bifunctional pyr operon transcriptional regulator/uracil phosphoribosyltransferase PyrR, whose protein sequence is MSQKVLLNAKEVNIILHRLACQLIEKHTDFSNTVLIGLQPRGVFLADRLAKILEEDYKVKNIQLGHLDITFYRDDFRRGEKTLEANTTKLNFLVEDKNIVFIDDVLYTGRSIRAALTAIQSFGRPNEIELLTLIDRRFSRHLPIQPDYRGRQVDVINNEKVKVNWEEHDNEDSVYLIEK, encoded by the coding sequence ATGAGTCAAAAAGTTTTACTTAACGCAAAAGAGGTAAACATCATTCTTCATCGATTGGCTTGTCAACTTATTGAAAAACACACTGATTTTTCTAATACCGTTTTAATTGGTTTACAACCTCGAGGAGTCTTTTTAGCAGATAGATTAGCAAAAATATTAGAAGAAGATTATAAAGTTAAAAACATTCAATTAGGGCACCTAGATATTACATTCTACAGAGATGATTTTCGTAGAGGTGAAAAAACACTTGAAGCTAACACCACAAAACTTAATTTTTTAGTAGAGGACAAGAATATAGTCTTTATTGATGATGTTTTATATACTGGACGAAGTATTAGAGCTGCCTTAACTGCTATTCAGTCTTTTGGAAGGCCAAACGAAATAGAATTATTAACGCTAATAGATAGACGTTTCAGCAGGCATTTGCCAATACAACCAGATTATAGGGGTAGGCAAGTGGATGTTATAAATAACGAAAAAGTGAAAGTAAACTGGGAAGAACATGATAATGAAGATTCCGTTTATTTAATAGAGAAATAA
- a CDS encoding aspartate carbamoyltransferase catalytic subunit, giving the protein MSELSVNHLLGIKYLKEEDIQLIFETADHFKEVINRPIKKVPSLRDITIANLFFENSTRTKLSFELAEKRLSADVINFSSGQSSVKKGETLIDTVNNILSMKVDMVVMRHPNPGAGVFLSKHINASIINAGDGAHEHPTQALLDSYSIREKLGDVNGKKVVIVGDILHSRVALSNIFALQLQGAQVMVCGPKTLLPKYIDKLEVKVETNLRKALNWCDVANMLRVQNERMDISYFPSTREYTQQFGVNKELLDSLDKEITIMHPGPINRGVEITSDVADSKQSIILDQVQNGVAIRMAAIYLLASKIKQ; this is encoded by the coding sequence ATGAGTGAATTAAGTGTCAATCACTTATTAGGAATAAAATATCTTAAAGAAGAAGATATCCAACTTATTTTTGAAACTGCCGATCATTTTAAAGAAGTCATTAATAGACCTATTAAAAAAGTACCTTCACTTAGAGATATTACTATTGCCAACCTTTTTTTTGAAAATTCAACAAGAACAAAATTATCATTTGAATTAGCTGAAAAAAGACTATCTGCAGATGTTATTAATTTTTCATCAGGACAATCTTCAGTAAAGAAGGGGGAAACCTTAATAGATACTGTTAATAATATCTTATCTATGAAAGTTGATATGGTTGTGATGAGGCATCCTAATCCGGGAGCAGGTGTCTTTTTGTCAAAACATATAAATGCAAGTATTATTAATGCAGGAGATGGTGCTCATGAACATCCAACACAAGCACTTTTAGATTCATACTCCATAAGAGAGAAGTTAGGAGATGTAAATGGAAAGAAAGTTGTTATAGTAGGAGATATTCTTCATAGTCGTGTAGCACTTTCAAACATATTTGCACTACAACTTCAAGGGGCGCAAGTAATGGTTTGCGGGCCTAAAACATTATTGCCAAAGTATATTGATAAGCTTGAAGTAAAAGTTGAAACAAATCTACGTAAAGCATTAAATTGGTGTGATGTAGCAAATATGTTACGTGTGCAAAATGAACGCATGGATATTAGCTATTTTCCATCAACCAGAGAATACACCCAACAGTTTGGTGTAAATAAAGAATTGTTAGATTCATTAGATAAAGAAATTACGATCATGCATCCAGGCCCTATTAACAGGGGTGTGGAAATTACCAGCGATGTTGCCGATTCAAAACAGTCCATTATTCTTGATCAAGTTCAAAATGGTGTAGCTATAAGAATGGCAGCTATATATTTACTAGCGTCCAAAATAAAACAGTAG